A single region of the Xenopus laevis strain J_2021 chromosome 4L, Xenopus_laevis_v10.1, whole genome shotgun sequence genome encodes:
- the LOC108714726 gene encoding monocarboxylate transporter 2: protein MAPLSNNVMGFTPPDGGWGWMVVLGAFISMGFSYAFSKAITVFFKEIQDHFGASYSEIAWISSILLAAMYAGGPVSSILVNRYGSRPVVMFGGLLSGAGMIISTFSSSIMQLYIFIGVIAGFGFSLNLQPSVIVVGKYFLKRRPIANGLAMAGSPVVLSTLAPLNQFLFDKFGWRGSFFILGALLLNCCVAGALFRPLGPMTASEKKKKNPSQDLAEKGTDETLLSANKLQPSYGTKMEENTEETCMEKFNKVLDLTLFKHRGFMIYLVGNVVMFFAFYAPIVFLTPYAKHLGVDEYSSAFLLSILAIVDMFARPGTGLIANTKWVRPRIQYFFSFSIAFNGFCHLMCPLATDYFGLVVYSVFFGLAFGMVCALLFETLMDLVGVKRFSSAVGLVTIVECVPLLLGPPIGGAIVDAFGDYKYMYFECGAIMVAAGLFLFVMNYYNYRMLEKEEKERQTKEIEMKENAGSKKDEMSPNEDKIQNGSESAKPDTEKAWKEN, encoded by the exons ATGGCACCATTGTCTAACAACGTGATGGGTTTCACTCCACCGGATGGAGGCTGGGGGTGGATGGTTGTCTTGGGAGCTTTCATCTCAATGGGATTCTCCTATGCCTTTTCAAAAGCTATCACCGTATTCTTCAAAGAAATCCAGGATCATTTTGGAGCTTCATACAGTGAAATTGCTTGGATATCCTCAATATTACTGGCTGCCATGTATGCCGGGG GTCCGGTAAGCAGTATTTTGGTTAATCGCTATGGCAGCAGGCCAGTGGTTATGTTTGGAGGACTGTTAAGCGGAGCCGGTATGATTATTTCAACATTCAGTTCAAGTATAATGCAGCTGTACATCTTTATCGGAGTCATCGCAG gttTTGGTTTTTCTTTGAATCTTCAGCCATCTGTGATCGTGGTTGGGAAGTATTTTCTTAAAAGAAGACCGATTGCCAATGGTCTTGCCATGGCTGGAAGTCCAGTTGTACTTTCCACGCTTGCACCGCTCAACCAGTTCCTGTTCGATAAATTTGGCTGGAGGGGCAGTTTCTTCATACTGGGTGCATTGTTgctaaactgctgtgtagccggTGCTCTCTTTCGACCGCTAGGGCCAATGACCGCTTccgagaaaaaaaagaaaaatccatcGCAagatcttgctgaaaaaggcacgGATGAAACCTTACTGTCTGCCAACAAGCTTCAGCCTTCCTATGGGACCAAAATGGAAGAGAACACGGAAGAAACCTGCATGGAAAAGTTTAACAAAGTCCTCGATCTAACACTTTTTAAGCACAGAGGTTTCATGATTTACCTAGTTGGCAATGTGgtgatgttttttgcattttatgcCCCTATTGTATTTTTAACTCCATATGCTAAACATCTTGGAGTTGATGAGTACTCATCTGCATTCCTCTTATCAATTCTTGCCATTGTAGATATGTTTGCTCGGCCAGGCACGGGTTTGATTGCCAACACTAAGTGGGTACGCCCCAGAATCCAATATTTCTTTAGTTTTTCAATTGCCTTTAATGGGTTTTGCCATCTCATGTGCCCATTGGCCACAGACTATTTTGGTTTGGTTGTCTACTCTGTATTTTTTGGTTTGGCTTTTGGAATGGTTTGTGCTTTGCTCTTTGAAACACTTATGGATCTTGTTGGCGTCAAGAGATTTTCAAGTGCTGTGGGACTTGTTACAATTGTGGAGTGTGTTCCTCTTCTCCTAGGACCCCCAATTGGAG GTGCCATTGTTGATGCCTTTGGAGACTACAAGTACATGTACTTTGAATGTGGAGCAATCATGGTAGCGGCgggactttttctttttgtcatGAACTACTATAACTACCGCATGCTCgagaaagaggaaaaagaaaggCAAACGAAAGAGATAGAAATGAAAGAAAACGCAGGTAGTAAGAAAGACGAGATGTCGCCCAATGaagacaaaatccaaaatggctcTGAATCGGCAAAGCCCGATACAGAAAAAGCTTGGAAAGAGAACTAG